The Thermoanaerobaculia bacterium genome includes a window with the following:
- a CDS encoding DUF748 domain-containing protein, translating into MSRARHEETPPPARRESRLRAALLAVPRAARRVAAAILILLILLFAASFFVDEPMRRHMEAKMNQSLKGYSVRLPGLHFQLIGMSVTLKGLTLRQNAHPEPAVLQIPRLHASVEWRELLTGHVVADFLLDQPRIHVNLPQLQSEARDAVPARDKGWQPAVEAIYPLKINLLRIHDADVVYIDQDPGRALHIAHLNARASNIRNIHSREHVYPSPFHAEAVVFEKGRAVLDGHADFLSEPFLGVHTMYDIRDVPIEKFRPIVERSNLVVKGGTLSSSGEIEYAPKIELVDVHDLLLRGLRLDVVHSPATAANERAKKAAVEKAASNVTNKPAVLLRLQKLRIRDGEIGLVNKAHNPPYRAFLSRTNVDVTNLSNHFSQGPAKATLTGRFMGSGPSHATATFRPENAGPDFDLQAAIEHTDMTTMNEMLRAYGKFDVAKGDFSFYTELHVKRGALSGYMKPLFTEMKIGAPGEKKSFGKKVYEAVVAGVSKILENRKKNDVATVVNLSGRLDNPKESVWQIIGKMIENAFIRAILPGFDREVARLGAT; encoded by the coding sequence ATGAGCCGAGCACGCCACGAAGAGACGCCGCCCCCGGCGCGCCGCGAATCGCGGCTCCGGGCCGCCCTCCTCGCGGTCCCGCGCGCCGCGCGGCGGGTCGCCGCGGCGATCCTGATCCTGCTGATCCTCCTCTTCGCCGCCTCCTTCTTCGTGGACGAGCCGATGCGCCGCCACATGGAGGCGAAGATGAACCAGAGCTTGAAGGGGTACTCGGTCCGGCTCCCGGGCCTCCACTTCCAGCTGATCGGCATGTCGGTCACGTTGAAGGGGCTCACGCTCCGGCAGAACGCCCATCCCGAGCCGGCGGTCCTGCAGATCCCGCGCCTCCATGCGAGCGTCGAATGGCGCGAGCTCCTGACCGGTCACGTCGTCGCCGACTTCCTTCTCGACCAGCCGCGCATTCACGTGAACCTGCCGCAGCTTCAGTCGGAGGCCAGGGACGCCGTCCCCGCCAGGGACAAGGGATGGCAGCCGGCGGTCGAGGCGATCTATCCCCTGAAGATCAACCTGCTGCGGATCCACGACGCGGACGTCGTCTACATCGACCAGGACCCGGGGAGAGCGCTCCACATCGCGCACCTGAACGCGCGGGCGAGCAACATCCGCAACATCCACTCCCGCGAGCACGTCTACCCCTCCCCCTTCCACGCCGAAGCGGTCGTCTTCGAGAAGGGACGGGCCGTGCTGGACGGGCACGCGGATTTTCTGTCGGAGCCGTTCCTCGGCGTCCACACGATGTACGACATCCGGGACGTTCCGATCGAGAAGTTTCGGCCGATCGTCGAACGCTCCAACCTCGTCGTGAAGGGCGGGACGCTCTCGTCCTCGGGCGAGATCGAGTACGCGCCGAAGATCGAGCTCGTCGACGTGCACGACCTGCTCCTCCGGGGGCTGCGTCTCGACGTCGTCCATTCCCCGGCGACGGCCGCCAACGAGCGCGCGAAAAAGGCCGCGGTCGAGAAGGCGGCCTCGAACGTGACGAACAAGCCGGCGGTGCTCCTCCGGTTGCAGAAGCTCCGGATCCGGGACGGCGAGATCGGCCTCGTCAACAAGGCCCACAACCCCCCGTACCGGGCGTTCCTGTCGAGGACGAACGTCGACGTGACGAACCTCTCGAATCACTTCAGCCAGGGGCCCGCGAAGGCCACCCTGACGGGGCGATTCATGGGAAGCGGGCCGTCGCACGCGACGGCGACGTTCCGGCCGGAGAACGCGGGGCCGGACTTCGACCTTCAGGCCGCAATCGAGCACACGGACATGACGACCATGAACGAGATGCTCCGCGCCTACGGCAAGTTCGACGTGGCGAAGGGGGACTTCTCGTTCTACACCGAGCTCCACGTCAAGCGCGGCGCGCTGTCGGGCTACATGAAGCCGCTCTTCACCGAAATGAAGATCGGCGCGCCGGGAGAGAAGAAGAGCTTCGGCAAGAAAGTCTACGAGGCGGTCGTCGCCGGCGTGTCGAAGATCCTCGAGAACAGGAAGAAGAACGACGTGGCGACCGTCGTGAACCTCTCCGGCCGTCTCGACAACCCGAAGGAGAGCGTCTGGCAGATCATCGGGAAGATGATCGAAAACGCCTTCATCCGGGCGATCCTGCCGGGGTTCGACCGGGAGGTTGCCCGGCTCGGCGCGACGTAG
- the ligD gene encoding non-homologous end-joining DNA ligase has translation MTRKGARGAAGLREPLAPMLATLVDEPFRRAGWVNEEKYDGYRALAYKRGARVKIYSRNAIDRTADFAEIAAALGKLDGDFVLDGEIVAFDAAGVSRFQRLQRRELGERVPLVYAIFDCLEDGGESLLSRSLSERRRRLERIVPARRRVLRRSRRLSADGLEAFAAARASGWEGIVSKSDDSRYEPGTRSRNWLKVKVRKESEFVIGGWTEPGGSREHFGALLVGLFEGQKLRYAGKVGTGYSHKILADVSRRFRPSEVCPFETRPKEKGAHWVRPELVAQLGFTEWTEDGKLRHPTFLGLRADKAARELRWRDREK, from the coding sequence TTGACGCGCAAGGGCGCACGCGGCGCGGCCGGCCTGCGCGAGCCTCTCGCGCCGATGCTCGCGACCCTCGTGGACGAGCCCTTTCGCCGGGCCGGATGGGTCAACGAGGAGAAGTACGACGGGTATCGCGCGCTCGCCTACAAGAGGGGAGCGCGCGTGAAGATCTACTCGCGAAACGCGATCGACCGCACCGCCGACTTCGCCGAGATCGCCGCGGCGCTCGGCAAGCTCGACGGAGACTTCGTCCTCGACGGGGAGATCGTGGCCTTCGACGCGGCCGGCGTGTCCCGGTTCCAGCGCCTCCAGCGCCGCGAGCTGGGCGAGCGGGTGCCTCTCGTCTACGCGATCTTCGACTGCCTCGAGGACGGCGGCGAATCGCTCCTGTCGCGTTCCCTCTCGGAGCGGCGCCGGCGGCTCGAGCGGATCGTCCCGGCGCGCCGTCGGGTCCTGCGGCGCTCGCGGCGGCTCTCCGCCGACGGCCTCGAGGCGTTCGCCGCGGCGCGCGCGAGCGGCTGGGAGGGGATCGTCAGCAAGAGCGACGACTCGCGGTACGAGCCGGGAACGCGGTCGCGGAACTGGCTCAAGGTGAAGGTGCGCAAGGAATCGGAGTTCGTCATCGGCGGGTGGACCGAGCCCGGCGGGAGCCGCGAGCACTTCGGCGCCCTTCTCGTCGGCCTCTTCGAGGGGCAGAAGCTCCGCTACGCGGGAAAAGTCGGGACCGGCTACTCGCACAAGATCCTCGCCGACGTGTCGCGGCGATTCCGTCCCTCGGAGGTGTGTCCGTTCGAGACGCGCCCGAAGGAGAAGGGGGCGCACTGGGTCAGGCCCGAGCTCGTCGCGCAGCTCGGTTTCACGGAGTGGACGGAGGACGGGAAGCTCCGCCACCCGACGTTTTTGGGGCTCCGCGCCGATAAAGCCGCGCGCGAGCTGCGGTGGAGGGACCGTGAAAAATAG
- the ligD gene encoding non-homologous end-joining DNA ligase, producing the protein MKNRTRRGEPVERPRAEISIGGVRITHPDKLWWPGDGITKGDVAAFYDRISPAILPWLKDRPLTAERCPGGMAGPCFFQKNFPDAAAAGIPTVPIRAESTGKIVNYVVGGTKKALLTLVNFGCIAIHVMNCRKDSLDQPDWLAFDLDPSSGGFAAAARAGLLLRDILEEEKIRSFPKTSGSRGLHVFVPLARGATQDGTRAFAAEIGRRLAERAPKLVTVEMSKARRGSRVFADALRNAFGQTIVPPYSVRRRPKAPVSTPLDWSEVDPKLDPARFNLGNFEKRLASADPWKGFWKSRQTVAGAGSGDGSA; encoded by the coding sequence GTGAAAAATAGGACGAGGCGCGGCGAGCCCGTGGAGCGCCCGCGCGCGGAGATTTCGATCGGCGGCGTGCGGATCACGCACCCCGACAAGCTCTGGTGGCCCGGCGACGGAATCACGAAGGGGGACGTCGCCGCGTTCTACGACCGGATCTCGCCGGCGATCCTGCCCTGGCTGAAGGACCGGCCGCTCACCGCCGAGCGCTGCCCCGGGGGGATGGCGGGCCCGTGCTTCTTCCAGAAGAACTTCCCGGACGCGGCGGCGGCGGGGATTCCGACCGTTCCGATCCGGGCCGAGAGCACGGGGAAGATCGTGAACTACGTCGTGGGAGGGACGAAGAAGGCGCTCCTGACGCTCGTCAACTTCGGCTGCATCGCGATTCACGTGATGAACTGCCGGAAGGACTCGCTCGACCAGCCGGACTGGCTCGCATTCGACCTCGACCCCTCATCCGGCGGCTTCGCCGCGGCGGCTCGCGCCGGGCTCCTGCTGCGCGACATCCTCGAGGAGGAAAAGATTCGATCCTTCCCGAAGACGTCCGGGAGCCGCGGTCTCCACGTTTTCGTGCCGCTCGCCCGCGGCGCGACGCAGGACGGCACGCGCGCGTTCGCGGCGGAGATCGGAAGGCGTCTCGCCGAGCGGGCTCCGAAGCTCGTCACGGTCGAGATGTCGAAGGCCAGGCGCGGCAGCCGGGTGTTCGCCGACGCGCTGCGGAACGCGTTCGGCCAGACGATCGTGCCTCCCTACTCGGTGCGGCGCCGGCCGAAGGCGCCGGTCTCGACTCCGCTCGACTGGAGCGAGGTCGACCCGAAGCTCGACCCCGCGAGATTCAACCTCGGGAACTTCGAGAAACGGCTGGCCTCGGCGGATCCGTGGAAGGGGTTCTGGAAGTCGCGGCAAACCGTCGCGGGAGCGGGCTCGGGGGACGGGAGCGCGTGA
- a CDS encoding chemotaxis protein CheB encodes MPAPDVFVVGGSAGGIGALRNLLREIPEGFPASILAVLHAGADSPGLLDAILQPHSLLPVAWAAEGTIIRPGTVLLARPDMHLGVEDHRARVWWGPKENRHRPAIDVTMRSVAAVHGERAVGILLTGRLDDGTSGLIEIKRAGGTTIVQDPKEAEHPDMPQNAIRNAPVDYVLPLSGIAEALVSLASGRALPPSVMPIRSPSNDDELEISRMNPAVQDKEDREGDPSLYTCPDCGGSLWETRDGDLLRYRCRVGHAFTQATMAAGQSDAVERALSVALRTMQEKMSLSRRLGDDARRRGLSTIARIHESKTAEIEDHAGVVRELLRSTRRGPAASA; translated from the coding sequence GTGCCAGCGCCTGACGTTTTCGTCGTCGGAGGATCCGCCGGGGGAATCGGCGCGCTCCGAAATCTCCTGCGCGAGATCCCGGAGGGATTCCCCGCGTCGATTCTCGCGGTTCTCCACGCGGGCGCGGACTCGCCGGGGCTTCTCGATGCCATCCTCCAGCCGCACAGCCTTCTTCCCGTCGCCTGGGCGGCGGAGGGGACGATCATCCGGCCTGGAACCGTGCTGCTCGCGCGCCCGGACATGCACCTCGGCGTGGAGGACCACCGCGCCCGGGTCTGGTGGGGACCGAAGGAGAACCGGCACCGGCCGGCGATCGACGTCACGATGCGTTCGGTCGCCGCCGTGCACGGTGAGCGGGCGGTCGGCATCCTCCTGACCGGGCGCCTCGACGACGGCACGTCCGGCCTGATCGAGATCAAGCGCGCGGGAGGGACGACGATCGTCCAGGACCCCAAGGAGGCCGAGCACCCGGACATGCCGCAGAACGCGATCCGAAACGCGCCCGTCGACTACGTTCTTCCGCTTTCGGGGATCGCCGAGGCACTCGTCTCGCTCGCGAGCGGAAGGGCGCTTCCGCCCTCGGTCATGCCCATCCGGTCGCCTTCGAACGACGACGAGCTCGAGATTTCCCGGATGAACCCCGCAGTCCAGGACAAGGAGGATCGCGAGGGCGACCCCTCCCTGTACACGTGTCCCGATTGCGGAGGCAGCCTGTGGGAGACCCGCGACGGCGACCTGCTCCGGTACCGCTGCCGAGTCGGCCACGCCTTCACTCAGGCGACCATGGCGGCCGGCCAGAGCGACGCCGTCGAACGGGCGCTGTCGGTCGCGCTTCGCACGATGCAGGAGAAGATGTCACTCTCGCGCCGTCTCGGCGACGATGCCCGCCGGAGAGGCCTCTCCACGATCGCGCGCATTCACGAATCGAAGACTGCCGAGATCGAGGACCACGCGGGCGTCGTCCGCGAGCTGCTGCGCAGCACCCGGCGCGGGCCCGCCGCGTCGGCGTAG
- a CDS encoding BON domain-containing protein encodes MRKTHRVPTAIAVLLLLAGLAACKTTSSPHRQVDDAAIKASVKAKLASDVRLSTLTNVEVNSTNGIVTLAGKVRSDEERRMAGEVARSVDGVVRVDNNLQVEGH; translated from the coding sequence ATGAGAAAGACACACCGGGTCCCCACCGCCATCGCCGTTTTGCTGCTGCTCGCCGGACTCGCCGCGTGCAAGACGACGTCGTCGCCGCACCGGCAGGTCGACGACGCGGCGATCAAGGCGTCGGTCAAGGCGAAGCTCGCCTCCGACGTCCGCCTGTCGACGCTGACGAACGTCGAGGTCAACTCGACCAACGGCATCGTCACGCTCGCCGGCAAAGTTCGCAGCGACGAGGAACGGCGGATGGCGGGCGAAGTCGCGCGCTCGGTGGACGGTGTCGTCCGGGTCGACAACAACCTGCAAGTCGAAGGGCATTAG